A window of the Helianthus annuus cultivar XRQ/B chromosome 4, HanXRQr2.0-SUNRISE, whole genome shotgun sequence genome harbors these coding sequences:
- the LOC110933588 gene encoding uncharacterized protein LOC110933588 encodes MSNLSKLEFTALDISGNNCLPWTLDAKIHLTAKNLGETIIDGNQTSPQDKAKAMIFLRHHLHEDLKRECLTVEDPLELWTNIKERFDHQKLVLLPKARYEWLHLRLQDFKTASEYNFALFCITSELKLCGEKITDEYMLEKTFSTFHASNMLLSQQYRERKFTKYSELISCLLVAEQNNKLLLKNHQSRPAGASPFPEANVANYQSGRGRGRGPDPSRGRGRGRGRGRGYTWHRESQNTKNSGGESSRHNTGRPSKGKSSGNQRNIC; translated from the coding sequence ATGTCGAACTTATCAAAGCTTGAATTCACCGCACTTGACATCTCGGGTAACAACTGCCTCCCATGGACTCTTGATGCTAAAATTCATTTGACAGCAAAAAATTTGGGGGAGACAATTATTGATGGAAATCAAACTTCGCCTCAAGATAAAGCGAAAGCTATGATATTCCTCCGCCATCATCTTCACGAAGATCTAAAGCGGGAATGTCTAACTGTTGAGGACCCCCTTGAATTATGGACAAACATCAAAGAACGTTTTGACCACCAAAAGTTGGTCTTACTCCCCAAAGCCCGCTATGAATGGCTTCATTTACGACTACAGGATTTTAAGACTGCCAGTGAATATAATTTTGCCTTGTTCTGCATTACCTCTGAGTTAAAATTATGTGGAGAAAAAATAACCGATGAATATATGCTTGAAAAAACTTTCTCAACGTTCCATGCCTCAAACATGCTCCTGTCGCAGCAATACCGGGAACGTAAATTTACTAAATATTCTGAATTGATATCATGTCTTCTGGTCGCGGAGCAAAACAACAAGCTCCTACTAAAAAACCATCAATCGCGACCCGCCGGTGCAAGCCCATTCCCTGAAGCGAATGTGGCCAATTATCAAAGCGGACGAGGTAGAGGTAGAGGCCCCGACCCCAGCAGaggtcgtggtcgtggtcgtggtcgaGGACGAGGATATACATGGCATCGAGAGTCCCAGAACACTAAAAATAGCGGTGGTGAATCAAGTCGACATAATACGGGGCGACCTTCGAAAGGGAAAAGTAGCGGGAACCAAAGAAACATTTGTTAA